A single Salmo salar chromosome ssa19, Ssal_v3.1, whole genome shotgun sequence DNA region contains:
- the mfsd13a gene encoding transmembrane protein 180, producing MRMGRRGCRLAVSTAVLYGSLALFVSILHNVFLLYYVETFVSVYKIDKLSFWVGEAVFLIWNSLNDPLFGWLSDRSFLSSSQSGTQISSPEVVLKRLAALSRNGPLFAISFLAFWVSWARPGIQFLVCLCLYDGFLTVVDLNHNALLADLAVSANDRTRLNFHCSLFSALGSLSVFLSYSVWDKEDFHSFRLFCVTLAAVSALGFAAVSRLLTSRFEKEARLRQDEALALKELSIVQNPLTQQEKPVTLGEYLRQLSKHRNFMWFASMNLVQVFHCHFNSNFFPLFLEHLLSDSISASTGSILLGISYIAPHLNNLYFLTLCQRYGVYTVIRWLFLVKLALSVAMLLAGADQVYLLCIFIASNRVFTEGTCKLLNLVITDLVDEDFVVNRRQQAASALLFGMVALVTKPGQTFAPLIGTWLLCVYTGYDIFERNSVQDSAAAPPVSGQASSTVPLRQGCFYLLVFVPISCALLQLMAWSRFTLHGRRLQGVKAQRQGAQHSHLMDIKAI from the exons ATGAGAATGGGTAGGAGGGGCTGCAGGCTAGCTGTCTCCACTGCGGTCCTCTACGGCTCCCTGGCCCTTTTTGTCTCCATCCTGCACAACGTCTTCCTGCTGTACTACGTGGAGACCTTTGTCTCTGTTTACAAGATCGACAAGCTCTCCTTCTGGGTGGGAGAG GCAGTGTTTCTGATATGGAACAGCTTGAACGACCCTCTCTTCGGCTGGCTGAGTGACCGCTCCTTCCTCAGCTCCTCACA GTCTGGCACCCAGATCTCCAgcccagaggtggtactaaaGCGGTTGGCGGCCCTCTCCCGGAATGGCCCCCTGTTCGCCATCTCGTTCCTGGCCTTTTGGGTGTCATGGGCACGGCCGGGCATCCAGTTCCTAGTGTGCCTGTGCCTGTACGACGGTTTCCTCACCGTGGTGGACCTCAACCACAACGCCCTGCTGGCCGACCTGGCCGTGTCGGCCAACGACCGCACGCGCCTCAACTTCCACTGCTCGCTGTTCAGCGCCCTGGGCTCGCTCTCCGTCTTCCTGTCCTACAGCGTCTGGGACAAGGAAGACTTCCACTCGTTCCGGCTCTTCTGCGTGACGCTGGCGGCCGTCTCGGCACTGGGCTTCGCCGCCGTGTCGCGCCTGCTGACGAGCCGATTTGAGAAGGAGGCGCGTCTGAGGCAGGACGAGGCGCTGGCACTCAAAGA gtTGAGCATTGTCCAGAACCCTCTGACTCAGCAGGAGAAGCCAGTCACTCTAGGAGAGTATCTAAGGCAGCTCTCCAAGCACAGAAACTTTATGTGGTTCGCCTCTATGAACctggtccaggtgtttcactGCCACTTCAACAGCAACTTCTTCCCTCTGTTCCTGGAGCACCTCCTCTCTGACAGCATCTCTGCCTCCACTGGCTCCATTCTGCTGG GGATCTCCTACATAGCGCCCCACCTGAACAACCTGTATTTCCTGACCCTGTGCCAGCGTTACGGGGTGTACACGGTCATCCGCTGGCTGTTCCTGGTCAAGCTAGCCCTCAGTGTGGCCATGCTGCTGGCCGGGGCCGACCAGGTCTACCTGCTGTGCATCTTCATTGCcag taACCGAGTGTTTACGGAGGGCACCTGCAAGCTGTTGAACCTGGTTATCACAGACTTGGTGGACGAGGACTTTGTGGTGAACCGGCGCCAGCAGGCGGCGTCGGCGCTGCTCTTTGGCATGGTGGCCCTGGTGACCAAGCCTGGCCAGACTTTCGCCCCTCTCATCGGCACCTGGCTGCTGTGTGTCTACACAG GCTACGATATCTTTGAGAGAAACTCCGTACAGGACTCTGCGGCAGCACCCCCTGTCTCGGGCCAAGCGAGCTCTACTGTTCCATTGCGTCAGGGCTGTTTCTACTTGCTGGTGTTTGTGCCCATCTCTTGCGCCCTACTGCAGCTAATGGCCTGGTCCCGCTTCACCCTCCACGGCCGCAGACTGCAGGGCGTCAAGGCCCAGAGGCAGGGAGCCCAGCACAGCCACCTCATGGACATCAAGGCTATCTGA